TAAACGTTGCAACCGGTTTTATTCCCATAGACTTTAGAATCTCCAAGGCTTTGTCATTTGTGGACGCTTTTGTGCGTTTGTTCACAGATTTAAGACCCTCGTCGTCAATCTTCTCTACCCCTACAAACACATTCTTAAGTCCAACTTCCCTCCAGAGTTTTATTAAGTCTACATTCCTTACGATTAAATCCGCCCTGGTCTCGCAGGTGTAGGCCTTTTTTACTTTGTTCTCTTTGAGTAGGATTGCGAGTTTTTCCGCTTCCTTGCGGTTTATGAAGGCTATATCATCCGTAAGAAATATTTCTTTCTCCTCTGTTCCCACTATCTCCTCTAATGCCTTCTCGGGGGATTTTACTCTTGCTTTTCTGTTGAAGAAAACCCAAACACTGCAGAAATTACAGTCGAAAGGACATCCACGGCTAGTCTCCATCGCAGCCATCGGGGCATCAAACCCCATATGATATCTTTTCCTTAGATGCTTTGTCAGATGCCTTGCCGGGGGTGGAAATGCATTAATGTCACGCACCAACTCACGTGGCGTAAAGCCTTCACCCCCGATATGGTCATGGGTCATGACACCTTTGACTGCACCAGGATCTTCGCCCTTTTCCAGCTGGTTGATAAGCTCCGCCCCCACATCCTCTCCTTCTCCAATTACAATAGCGTCAACTGAATGAGTTAGAAGGTCATAGGGAAGTAAAGAGGCATGATGTCCACCCACAAAAACAAAATTATCCTTATTACGACTCTTTACATAGTCCGCTATCTTGAGAGTTGGATAAACATCGGTGGTAAAAGAGCAACTTATGCCGGTAGCATGAGGAGAAAACTTCCTAAGTTCTTCGCTAAGCCTTGACGGTTTTTCTAACTTGAGGTCTATTATACGAACCTCATGGCCATTAAGTATCATGAGGGAGGCTATTGATTCCAGGCCGAGAGGCTCCGTCGTAACGATCTTGCTTATTCCAAAACTCGTTCCCTGTTCTGGTTGAATCAGGAGAACCCTCATAGCCTTGGATTATATAAGCTTCGGTTCCGGAGATCAAGAAGGAATTATGATAATAGGTTTTGGTAAAAGAGATCGCTCTGGAACTTTCTTTGTTTCGTTTGTATCTAAAAAGATGGCGGTTTTTATTCCTAACTCAAAAACCAAGAAGGGAGTTAAGTAGCCATACCTCTAGGAGCGGTCTCATCATCTAGGGTTGTGGTCTTTTGTTAATTCTATTCACTCCAGTTAGAAAGTACTTGAAATCACTATAACGAATTTGGTACAATCCAATTAAATCCTTAAAAAGGAGGAAAAGCCATGGAGATGGTTAGACTGTTAGAAAAAACTTTAAGTAAGACGTCTGACTTAACATGGAAGGGGTTAGGAGTAATAAATGATATTATTCCTTCAAAGCCTTTTCAACCTCACTGGGCACATGCTCCTTTTCCCAAGTCGAGTATGAGGACAAAACCTCCGCTTGGCTTGCCAAGAGAGACCGATTCGTTATGTCCCGGTTGTGTTAAGGAAGTGAGAGAGGACATAGCAAACGATCGAAAGGACTGGCGAGATATAATAAAAGAAAACCCGGGCATGATCAGGGCTCGTCTTTACCATGAGGATGGCCGGGTTTTAATGGAGAAGACATGCGAAAAACACGGGCGTTATGAAGACTTAATCTCCATAGACCCGGAATTCTTCCTGCATATAGAATCCCTTTTTATGGGTGATGACCCTCAAATTCCTGAGAATATACTCGGTAGCCTACGTTCTCATGGCGCTTCGACAATCAAGTACAGCCGGGGAGCGTGTATGATAGTTGACCTCACCAATCGCTGCAACATGATGTGTCGACCATGCTTTATGGATGCGAATCAGGTGGGCTATGTCCACGAGCTGGACATGGAAGACGTAAGGAAGATTCTTACCGATGCGGCCAACTTTAAGCCAAGGCGGCAGACTGCGGTTATGTTCTCCGGAGGAGAACCGACTCTCTCTCCTATATTTCTTGATGCTTGCCGGTTAGCAAAGGAGCTAGGGTTTTTCTCGATACAAGCGGCCTCAAACGGACTCAGGTTTGCACTAGAGCCTGAGTATGCATATAAGGCAAAAGAGGCTGGCTTAAGAATTGTTTACCTTCAGTTTGACGGTATAGGAAATAAGGCTCATGCTCATAGAAGGATAGCCAATCTCTACGATGTAAAACAAAGGATAATAGAGAATCTGCACAATGCTGGGATTAACGTAATGCTTGTTCCCACTATAGTAAACACTATAAACAACGACCAGGTAGTGCCAATAGTTGATTTTTCGGTCGACAATGTCGGAAAAGTAGCTGGGATTGCGTTCCAACCCGTATCGTTTACCGGCCGGGATGATGATATACCGGAAGACCAGAGAAGAAGGGAGAGATACACAACCTCACATCTAGCCCATGACATTGCAAAGTGGAGAGACGGACTCATAGACCCGATGAGAGATTGGTTCCCGCTTTCGGCGCTTTCACCTTTCGCCGATGCCGTCGATATGACAAGAGGATTAGAGGAGTCTTGGGGCTCGATGAAATGCGGATGTCATCCAAACTGTGGAGCGGGTTTTGTGCTCTTAGTTAACCGGAGAACCAAGGAGGTAGTGCCTGTAACGAAGATAATTAACCTCAAGCAGTTGCTTAGGGATATGCGAGTAATCACCGATCATTATCGAGGCCGGAAGTGGGCCATGGCAGAGATGGCTCTTTCCTTCATGAGAAACTACAATCCGAAAGAAGCGCCAAAGGGTATTGACCTTCCCACACTAGTTAATCTTTTCCTTGACCAATCTGGGGCTAAGAATTTTGGAATACCTGTCTCTCCTGACAGATATGACTGGAGTGTTCAGTTTATTGCGGCAATGTGGTTCCAGGATGTATATAATTACGATTTTAGAAGAACCGAGAGGTGTGTGATACCCTACGGGACACAACTTGGGGAAATATCCTTTTGCGCCTATAACACCGGGATTGGTTGGAGATGGATTGTGGAGAAAGAATTCAGGACAGCTACTATTAGGGATTGGTACAAGGAGCACGGAAGGCATCCGATTTATGCAAGCAAGAAGCCAAAGCCACTTCATCTTCCGGATGGCTCACAGGCTGTCCCTGTAAAGATGGTAGGGGATATTCGTGAGAAATCTAACGGTAACGGAAGTAAAGGTAATGGAAGTCACTCGACTGAACTTCAAGATACAGAACATCAAGCAATTCCGGTAAAAATGTTAGGAGATATCCGCAAGAAATCTAAAGAACTTACCATATGATTCGGTCCTGTCCCATTCCTCTAGAAGTAATATCCTTAAGTTAAGCAAGGCGGTCATTGCGAGCGGCTGATAAGAAGGACTCCCCACAATGACCGCTCACCCCCTAACTTGGTGGTGTTGTCCTGCGGGAGGAGGAGCAAGGTAATGAGAGTACAAAGTGGAGTAAGTGTGGGCAAAAGATAAAGGAATTATCCCATAGGTACACCCTCACGAAGATAGTATAAGGCAAGAATATATTTCTTGTAAGAGATATGCCCTTACTGATAATAGTTAGCATATTTGCAATTTTCCTAACTATTTTTCTGTTAAACCTCTTAAAAGTTATTACTCACTATGAAGAAATTCCAGTTGTAGAAGATATAGAAGGATATACCCCACTTGTTTCTATCGTTGTGCCTATGCGAAATGAAGAAAAGAACGCAAGGCGATGTATCCAGAGTTTACTTTCTCAAAGGTATCCAAATTTTGAGATTATAGCTGTAGACGATAAGTCAAAAGATAATACTATTAACATACTTAAGGAGCTTGCTTCTGAATACTCCTGCTTGGATGTAATAGAAGGTGCTTCCACCCCAGAAGGTTGGGTTGGGAAAAACCACGCTCTATGGCAGGGCATAAAACAGGCAAAAGGAGACTGGTATCTTTTTGTCGATGCGGATACTGCTTCCGAGCCTTACATGCTTACTTCAGTCATAAGATACGCTGAAAATGATAAAGTAGATATGCTCTCGATTTCTCCTTTTCAGATATTGGAAACATTCTGGGAAAAAGTAGTACAGCCAGTTATTTTTTCATCCATTTATCAAGCATTTCCTCAAGAGAAAATTAATGATCCCAAGAGTAAAAAGGCTGCAGCTATTGGTCAGTTCATATTAATAAGACGTTCGGTGTACGAGGCAGTAGGCGGACACTCAGCAATAAGGAATAAGATTGTTGAAGATTTTGCCTTAGCAAATCTGGTAAAGGGTTCAGGCTATAAGCTTCGTGTATTGAGGGGGATAAAGCTCGTAAGAACCAGGATGTACACGAATTTCAGTGAGATGTGGGAGGGGTGGACAAAAAATCTTTTCATTGGACTTGGTAGAAGATGGAGAAATCTCGTGTATTTTGTAGTTTTGCTCCTTGCCTGGGGGATCATACCACCGGTCCTTGTTACCTGGTCTCTGGTTAACTTGGCCTTTCAAAGATTCTATACTCCACTTTCATTCCTAATTCTGGTCGAAAGCATTTTTCTTCTCGTTTTGACCATTTACGTTGCCTGGCAGGCTACCCGGCTCTTTGCTATTTCTCGCTATTACTCCTTTACTTTTCCCCTAGGTATAGCCGTCTACATCGGTATAGTACTTTACTCTGCCTATAAAGTTGCAAGTGGTGAAGGGGTTACTTGGAAGGAGCGAGTATATAGACTCTAAAGAGAGGCTAAATTGTCTTTGTGATATAACCAACATGTGCTAAAATCAGGTAAACGACTATTATATACAGTGGACTATAGCGTTATTTGTGTTTTATCTTTCAAATCTTATAGTGGAGTTGGGGCTGGCAATAATGAAAAAGCTCATAAAAATCATAAAGCCTTCAAAGAAACTCTATACCGTGATATTCTTCGTCACTTCTCGCTGCAATGCCCTCTGTAGAACCTGTTTCTATTGGCAGGAGCTTAATCAAAAAGGGGATTTAACTTTTGATGAGATAAAGAGGTTGTCAGAGACGATGCCACCTTTTCATGACCTGCTTCTTAGCGGTGGTGAACCCTCTCTTAGGAGTGAACTCTCTCAGATAGTAAATCTCTTTTACAAAAATAATGGTATAAGAAGAATATACCTCCCCACAAATGGCCTTAAGCCGCGGCGTATAAAAGAACTCACAGAGATAATCCTCGAAGAAAATGAACTGCTCGAGGTCTATCTTAACAATTCAATTGACGGCCTTCCTGAGACAAATGATAAGATTCGTAGCGTTCCGGGAAACTTCAAGAAGTCCCTCGAGACTATAGGGCTTGCCCGGACTTTAAAGCCTAGATTCGGTGACAGGCTTCAGATAAACGTAAATTCGGTAATTTGTGCTGAAAATTGCCACGAGCTTGCTAGACTGGGCAATTTTTTCCTTGAAAATGAGGCCCTTGATTACCACTTTTTTCAGATAATCCGTGGGGACCCGCTGGATAAGAGCCTGAAAAAAGTGCCTGCTGAAGAATTAAGAAAGCTTTATAGAGAAGTAACCAAAATTCAGCAGGTATACGCTGCTAGAAAGGCGGAGAATCGCGGAGCAGTACAAGGGTGGGTGAGAAAATCGGCATATTCTGCTGTTCTTAATTTCCATCATCAAACCCAGTTTAATAACTATACGTATAATGCACCCTGGCCCATGCCTTGCACAGCCGGTGAAACGGCAATAGTTATTGATTACGACGGAAATATTAGAGCCTGCGAACTTCGTGGTTCTCTCGGCAATCTTAGAGATTATGGCTGCGACTTTCAAGCCTTCTGGAATTCTAAAATAAGAGAGGATGAGATAAACTCAATTGCGCAGGATAAATGTTTCTGCACACATGTTTGTTTTCTGCACGATAGCATGAGGTTTTCTGAGCGTGTGAAGTTTTGGGAAATTCCTAAAAGCTACCTTACCCGGCATTCCTGGTGAGTTTCTATAATGAGAAGATGTCCTTGATAAACATTTCTAGTTTCTTCAACAGAGAAACTAGATTTGAGGTGTGACATGAAAAATAAAAAGTTAACGGCCAATGATTTAGGTTTATTGTGGATATCGGCTAGGTTTGAGAAGATTTCAAATCAAGAAGATGAATATGATTTATTGCTGAAGCATTGTGAGGAAGCGCTTACAGACGGTATGAATCAGTATGTACACGCACGAGGGTGGGGGGATATTGTGACATTTGAAGATTTTAAAGGGACGGATGGAAACGTGCATAAGATAATGGTATGGACTTCTTGGGATACGACTGGGGGAAGGAATACTTGCATAATACTTTCTAATGAATATCAAGACGGTTTTGATCCAATTCCGATTGCTATTCCGAGCGGGCTTGTTGATAGGGAAGATACTTAAGAAAGAATATATTCTCTTTTAAAGGTAGGATCGTCTCCAAATTACCATCTCCTTGATAGGGATAACCTCACTGAATTTTTCCCCTTTAAAGGTCAGGATAAGCCCTTAACTTTCCTCCTCTTTTTAAGGGGGAGGATTTAGGAGGGGATGATATTGTAAATAACCAATTGCCAAAGGGCGATCACATGGATCGCCCCTATCTGATACCTAACATCTTGCATCTTGAATAAGCTCCGATTTAGAATGATAAACGGTTATAGTTATTTTGGACAGAGATGATATTAGCAGTGAACGGCAGTTTTTGATTTTTAGATGCCCAGTCGGCTCCGCCCCGGAGAGTCCACTCGAACCAGGTGATTTTATAGATATACTACTATAATATGTCAGATATACGCCGAGAGACGTTGCTTGATTTCTTTTATGACTTTGCCAACGTTCACGGGGATTCACTCATTTACGATAACGGTTATAGAACTCGGACCCATACTTATATCGAAATCGCCCGTGCGGCAGAGTTCTTTGCATCGCGACTTCGTGACGCTAATGCAAAAAAAGGTGACAAGGTCATTATCTGGAGTGAGAATCGGCCAGAATGGGTGGTTGCATTCTGGGGATGTCTTCTAATTGGCGCAGTCGTTGTGCCAATCGATTACCGGGCTTCATCAGATTTTCTACACAGGGTGCAGAAAATCGTCCAGGCCCGAATAATCCTGGTAGGAGATGAAATCTCAGTTCCATCGTTCGAAAACAGCATCCGGGTCTGGCGCTTGGCTGACCTTAGGTGTCCAGTTGAACCATCCCCCGATGTGCCGGACAATGGGCCTGATTATGCTAGCAAGAGTCTAATCAGGCGAGATGATGTAGCAGAGATAATCTTCACATCTGGAGCTACCGCAGAACCGAAGGGGGTTGTGATTACGCATCGT
This DNA window, taken from Thermodesulfobacteriota bacterium, encodes the following:
- a CDS encoding radical SAM protein, with protein sequence MRVLLIQPEQGTSFGISKIVTTEPLGLESIASLMILNGHEVRIIDLKLEKPSRLSEELRKFSPHATGISCSFTTDVYPTLKIADYVKSRNKDNFVFVGGHHASLLPYDLLTHSVDAIVIGEGEDVGAELINQLEKGEDPGAVKGVMTHDHIGGEGFTPRELVRDINAFPPPARHLTKHLRKRYHMGFDAPMAAMETSRGCPFDCNFCSVWVFFNRKARVKSPEKALEEIVGTEEKEIFLTDDIAFINRKEAEKLAILLKENKVKKAYTCETRADLIVRNVDLIKLWREVGLKNVFVGVEKIDDEGLKSVNKRTKASTNDKALEILKSMGIKPVATFIVDPMFTEEDFDRLKEYAIVNELIAPSYTILTPLPGTEVYESRKSELTTSNYLMYDLLHCILPTRLPLERFYVRFADLYNLGHLNAKFGPRFILRLLKNLRGMNIGIAFKVFRLMNMMRNPESYLKAHRALEHYKQPDSRFRFLN
- a CDS encoding radical SAM protein produces the protein MEMVRLLEKTLSKTSDLTWKGLGVINDIIPSKPFQPHWAHAPFPKSSMRTKPPLGLPRETDSLCPGCVKEVREDIANDRKDWRDIIKENPGMIRARLYHEDGRVLMEKTCEKHGRYEDLISIDPEFFLHIESLFMGDDPQIPENILGSLRSHGASTIKYSRGACMIVDLTNRCNMMCRPCFMDANQVGYVHELDMEDVRKILTDAANFKPRRQTAVMFSGGEPTLSPIFLDACRLAKELGFFSIQAASNGLRFALEPEYAYKAKEAGLRIVYLQFDGIGNKAHAHRRIANLYDVKQRIIENLHNAGINVMLVPTIVNTINNDQVVPIVDFSVDNVGKVAGIAFQPVSFTGRDDDIPEDQRRRERYTTSHLAHDIAKWRDGLIDPMRDWFPLSALSPFADAVDMTRGLEESWGSMKCGCHPNCGAGFVLLVNRRTKEVVPVTKIINLKQLLRDMRVITDHYRGRKWAMAEMALSFMRNYNPKEAPKGIDLPTLVNLFLDQSGAKNFGIPVSPDRYDWSVQFIAAMWFQDVYNYDFRRTERCVIPYGTQLGEISFCAYNTGIGWRWIVEKEFRTATIRDWYKEHGRHPIYASKKPKPLHLPDGSQAVPVKMVGDIREKSNGNGSKGNGSHSTELQDTEHQAIPVKMLGDIRKKSKELTI
- a CDS encoding glycosyltransferase family 2 protein, which codes for MPLLIIVSIFAIFLTIFLLNLLKVITHYEEIPVVEDIEGYTPLVSIVVPMRNEEKNARRCIQSLLSQRYPNFEIIAVDDKSKDNTINILKELASEYSCLDVIEGASTPEGWVGKNHALWQGIKQAKGDWYLFVDADTASEPYMLTSVIRYAENDKVDMLSISPFQILETFWEKVVQPVIFSSIYQAFPQEKINDPKSKKAAAIGQFILIRRSVYEAVGGHSAIRNKIVEDFALANLVKGSGYKLRVLRGIKLVRTRMYTNFSEMWEGWTKNLFIGLGRRWRNLVYFVVLLLAWGIIPPVLVTWSLVNLAFQRFYTPLSFLILVESIFLLVLTIYVAWQATRLFAISRYYSFTFPLGIAVYIGIVLYSAYKVASGEGVTWKERVYRL
- a CDS encoding radical SAM protein, coding for MKKLIKIIKPSKKLYTVIFFVTSRCNALCRTCFYWQELNQKGDLTFDEIKRLSETMPPFHDLLLSGGEPSLRSELSQIVNLFYKNNGIRRIYLPTNGLKPRRIKELTEIILEENELLEVYLNNSIDGLPETNDKIRSVPGNFKKSLETIGLARTLKPRFGDRLQINVNSVICAENCHELARLGNFFLENEALDYHFFQIIRGDPLDKSLKKVPAEELRKLYREVTKIQQVYAARKAENRGAVQGWVRKSAYSAVLNFHHQTQFNNYTYNAPWPMPCTAGETAIVIDYDGNIRACELRGSLGNLRDYGCDFQAFWNSKIREDEINSIAQDKCFCTHVCFLHDSMRFSERVKFWEIPKSYLTRHSW